The genomic window CGGCGCGGTCTCCCGCTTTTCCAGCGCGCCGCGCAGTTCGTGCTCGCTCCGGCCGCGCCGCGCCAGCAGACGGTAGGCGGCCGCCAGCGCGCGCCGCAGCCCCTGCTCCATCGCCGCTTACGGTTTTTTGCGCGATGGTTTCGTTTCGGGCTCTTCCGCCCTGGCTTCCATCCCCCCGATCGGCTCCACCTTCACGCCGATGCCGAGCTTGCTCCGCAGTTCCTTGTCGAGTTCGTCGGTGATGGACGGGTTTTCCACCAGGAATTTGCGGGCCTGTTCGCGCCCCTGGCCGATTTTTTCTTTCTTGTAGCTGTACCAGGAGCCGGTCTTTTCCACCAAGCCGTTGTTGCTGGCGAGATCGAGCATGTCCCCTTCGCGCGATATGCCGTGGCCGAAAAGGATGTCGAACTCCGCTTCGCGGAACGGGGGGGCCACTTTGTTCTTCACCACTTTCACGCGGGTGCGGTTGCCGATCACATCTTCCCCCTCTTTCAGCGCGGCGGTGCGGCGGATGTCCATCCGCACGGAGGAGTAGAATTTAAGCGCGTTGCCGCCGGTGGTGGTTTCGGGGTTGCCGAACACCACGCCGATCTTCATCCGTATCTGGTTGATGAAGATGACCGATGTTTTGGACTTGCTGATGATGCCGGTGAGCTTGCGCAGCGCCTGGCTCATCAGCCGGGCGTGCAGCCCCATGTGGCTGTCCCCCATGTCCCCTTCGATCTCGGCGCTCGGCACCAGCGCCGCCACCGAGTCGACCACCACCACGTCGCACGCGCCGGAGCGGACGAGCGTTTCGACGATTTCGAGCGCCTGTTCGCCGGTGTCCGGCTGCGAGATGACGAGGTTTTTCACGTCCACGCCGAGTTTTTGGGCATAGAGCGCGTCGAACGCGTGCTCGGCGTCGACGAAGGCGGCCACGCCGCCGGTCCGCTGCGCGTTGGCGATGATGTGAAGGGTGAGGGTGGTCTTGCCCGACGATTCCGGCCCGAAGATTTCGGTGATGCGGCCGCGCGGAACGCCGCCGATGCCGAGCGCGTAGTCAAGCGAGAGGGCGCTGGTCGGAATGGTTTCGGTGATGACCTTCGGGCTGTCTTCGCCAAGCAGCATCACCGAGCCTTTGCCGAAATTTTTCTCGATCTGGGCAAATGCCATTTCGAGCGCCTTTTTCTTGTCGCTGCTGGGTTCCGCCATGATCCCTCCCTTTTATTCTAACGGTATTGCGGCCAATTCCGTGTACCGCGGCCCATCCGGCAGCAGTTCACTTTTTATGAGGTAAATCGCCTCAACCGAAAGTTTACCAAAAATTACCCCTTTTGCACCATCAATTTTTTCAGCCAACCTGTTTAAATGTGCAAAGCCCTTAAACCGCCCCAACGTCAGATGGGCCAAGAAATGACGATTTTCGGGGGTGAAACCGAGCGAAACGGTCACTTTTTCGACTAAAATCGCAAGTTTTGTGAGTTTTTCCGCACCTTGCACAACATCGGCGTAAATCACCCGTGGGCGGCGCATATTGGGCAAAACCCCTATGGAGCCGACCTCTATATCGAAATTTTCGCTTTTGATGGTTTGCAGCGCGGCGATAAGCGGGGAAATTTCGGCGGCATCCACCTCGCCCAAAAACTTCAGGGTGAGGTGGAGATTTTTGGTTTTCACCCATTTCACTTCCGCCCCAGCCGCGGCGAGTTGGCGGATGACGGCGTCGAGCGATTGCGCCAGCTCCGGCGGAATTTTCACGGCGATGAAAAGGCGGGCTGATCCGGCGGCGTCACGCATTTTTTTTAAAGAGCGCCCAGCAGCGGTTTCCCGCGTCGTTGAAGTACAGGCTGTCCGCCACGGCGCTTATCATATGGAGGCCGCGGCCCCCCTCCATGAGCATGTTTTCCTCTATCGACTGGGGCAGGGTGTTGCTGTCGAACCCCGCTCCCTCGTCGGCGACGCTTACCTCCAGCTCGCCGTCATGCAGCGCGTATGACAATTCCACCGTGGATTGATTAGAGCACATATTGCCGTGCATGATGGCGTTAATGATCATTTCCGAAACGGCCAGCTCGACCTGGCTGATTCTCCCGTCCGGCCATTGGGCGTTTTTCAGTTTTTCGATAACCGGCCCGTATGAATCGGATAACGTGTGCATGATAACATCATCCGCTTTTCCAGCGGACCGCGAAGAACTTTTCGCGGCACATTGCTTTGGGGGGGAGGCCGGATCGCCATCCCGGACGCTTTTGTGGCGGCATATCAGCGATAACAGCTCCGGCCCCGGAATGAACCGCATGGTTTCATATTTATTGGCCGGGCGGGTTCCGACAAGAACGAACGACACGTCGTCCTCGGGGGTGCGGCCATCGAGGTGCGCCTCAAATTCACGCTTGATAATCCCATAGGCGGCCCGCGGCTCCAGCCCCGCCAGCTTTCGCCCGATATCCTTCTGGAACTTCGCCTCAAGGGTTGTTCCTCCGGCATCCTTCTGCTCCATCAGGCCGTCGCTGCTCACGAGCAGAAGCTGGCCGGTTTCCAGCCGGAAGGCGATATCCCGGTAGCGGTCATCGGCCAAGGGGTCTATGGTGAACTGCCCGAGGATGAAGCCGGTCGGCGCCTCGACCCGCCGCACCGTGCCATCGGGATTTATCAGCCAGGGCCTCGGATGTCCGCCCGTTGCCAACCTGATCTCACGTTCCTCAAAATCCATCAGCAGATAGATGGCGGTGAGATAGTCCGGCGTCCCCTCGCAGTATGCTTCAAGGTGCTCATTCAAGCAGCTCAGGAACACCGAAGGGGCGCTGGCCGATTTTTTCGCCGGGTTGGTTTTGCATACATCCACCAGCGCCGTGCCAAGGATGTTCAGCAGTATCTCCTCGATGCTGTGTCCGGCCACGTCATGCAGATAGAGGCCGGCATACCGGGAACGGAACCGCGCCCACTTTACGATATCGCCCCCCCCGACGCTCAACATGGAACGGTAGATGGGCGAGACGGTGAAAAACGGGATTATATCCGGTGAAGTGGCTATGGCGTTCAACACGTCCTTGGCCCTGTGCAGGGCGCTCTCCATCCTTTTCTCCGCTTCCCGGCGTTTCGCTATGTTCCGGAAAAGAAGCACGGCCATCAAGAGGGCAAAAGTAATGACGGCGAGATTCACCAGCAGGTAGATTATCAGGCTGTTTTTCGCCTCCGCGCGGCGCGCATCCACCACCTCCTTGGCCCGTTCTTCAAGAAGATCGCACACCGCTTCAATCCTGTCGATTTTTGCCGTCTGCATTTTGTTCCAGTACGCGGCGTCGATGCGGAAATGCCCCCCCACTCCCTTTTCAACGGCAATTTGTTTCATCCAGTCCGCCTGCGCCACTTCAGGCATGGCGGCGGTTTTCAGGTAGGTTTCCTTGATGTCCGGGGGAGCCAAGGACAAAAACCGCTTGTGGGAGTACGACTCGTCCACGGCGACCGCCAAAAATTTTTCGTACTGGCCGGGCAGGAATTTGCCCGACTCGAACGCGTAGGTAAGGGTGGCCCTTTGCAGCCCCGCCTTCTCCTTCATCATCTGCAAGTGATAATAAGCCCGGTAATGGGTTGAAATTTCCCTGTCGGTGCCCAGTTGGGAAACAAAGGCGATGGTGTCCAAAATCAGGGAATTTGTTTTGGAGTAATACTCCAATGCGTCGAAATAACCGATTTTATGCGAATCCACATCCACCCGGATATCCTTCAGCTTGTCCAATTCCACCAACGCCAGATCAAGGTTATTAATTATGGCGGCATTTATCACATGATGCCGCTGGTGGTGGTGAACAAAGTGAAACGGATCAAAAATGTCAATTGCGGTGGCGCGCATTTCATTTTGTTTGATGGATGAAAATTTCTTTAAAAACAGCGCATATTGTTCATCCGTGGCGGCGCGCTGCCCGATCAACTCGATTTCAAAATTATCTTTGGGGGAGGCGATAAACCCGCTTGTATATCCCCGTTCCTTTTGAAGCTCATGAACCAGGTCGCTTGAACGGTTGATAAGGTGGGAAGCGGTGTCGATCTCATTCATTTCGAGCAGTACATCCACTTTTCCCGACACCAGCACCGAGGAAAAAACAATCAGGGCGGCTATTGGCACGCCGAGTATCAGGGCTAACCAGAGCTTATAAACAAACTCGGACGATTTGACATATTTACGCTTCATATATGTTGCAGGATTTTACATTATTTCAAGGTAATTTTTGACTTAATTTTTTAACGTTATTCAGGTTGCCCAGCGCGCAATGCGCTGTTTTTAATGCACAATTCCGCGTTTAATGTCTTTGTGCCGTGGAATTAAGGAACCGCGGAAACATATTTTTCTATCCGCGGCGGAAAAAAGCGGCCAGTCCACAGGACTGTTCCGTCTTTTTCACACAAGCGCCTTCGGCGCGCGGTGTAAATGGCCGAAAGACCGCAACCTTGTACCGGCGCAACATGCCCTAGCCGGAGATTTGGGTAGTGGTTCAGTTTGAATTATCCTGTTTTTTTCCTCCCCTTGCATTGCAAGGGGAGGTGCGGGAGGGGTTAAAAACCTCCCCTGTATCCCCTCCTTGCAAAGGAGGGGACTGGTCTGTTGCCAAGTTAATTTCAAAGTGAATGGGATACGGCGTTATGGCTTTCACACCGGTTCTGGTGTAGACTTTCCCTTTAATTTTAAGGAGATGCCGTTTTGAAGAAACTTACGTCCGCGAACATCGGCGACGCAATCGCCAAGGCCAAGGAAAAAGCCAAGGGTAAAGAAGGGGCCGCAGGGCGCTCCACGAAGAAAAAGGTGAAACGCCTGCAGCGCACCAAGCGCAAAATGGCCGTCGAAGCCAAACGCACCGCCCCCAAGGCCGAAGCAAAAGCCTGATACCCCGGCATACACTCCCGGCCCGCCATGAGCGCGGGCCGGCGTTCCGCGGCCCGTGAACAGATACCAGCGCCATGAAGCCCTGAAACAGGGGCTTGAAGCGCTTTGCCGCCGCTTTGACCGGAGCATGCTCTCCCCCGACCCGCTGGAATGCGTCCCGCGCGCCGGCGAGTTCCGCGATATCGAGCTTTCCGCCTTTCTCGCCGCCCTGTTTGCATACGGCAGGGCGGATCTTATCGTCCGCAACGTCCGCGGCATTTTGGCGGAATTGGGAGCGCATCCCCACGCCGCGCTGATGGCGGGGGAATACAAAGCGCGGTTCAAGGGATGGAAATACCGTTTCCACAAACGGGCCGACCTGCTATGGCTGCTCGACCGGCTGCGCGCCGTCTATGCCGCGCACGGCACGCTGGAAAACGCCTTTTGCGCCGCGCCGGGGGATACCGAAGCGCGGCTTGCCGCATTCGCCCGGCTTTTCTCCGGCGGCAAAAAACTGTCCGCCGCGAAAAGTTTTCTCGTCCCCTCTCCCGCCAACGGCTCCGCCTGCAAGCGGATAAACCTCTTTCTCCGCTGGATGGCGCGCAAGGACGATGTGGATATCGGGCTGTGGACGCGCATCTCCGCCGCCGGGCTTGTCATGCCGCTCGACGTGCATGTGAACCGCATCGCCGGACGGCTGGGGCTGGTGAACCCGAAGGGGGCGGCGAATTTCAAAAAGGCGCTGGCGTTGACGGAACGGTTCCGGGAATTCGATGCCGCCGACCCGGTGCGCTACGATTTCGCGCTCTGCTCGCTGGGCAAGCTGGGGCACTGCGAAAAAACGCCCGATCCCGCAAGCTGCTTGGATTGCATCTTGCGGGAATGCTGCGCCGCCGCCCCTGTTCCCGGAATGCGTTAGAATAACGGTCATGACAAATAAACAGCGGCGGCTTTTCGGGGCGCATATGCCGATTGCCGGCGGGGTGGAGAACGCCCCGCTGTCCGGCCAAAAAACCGGCTGCGCCGCCATGCAGATATTCACCAAGAACAGCAACCAGTGGCGGGCGAAACCGCTGGACGAAAAATCCGTCGCCGCCTACCGCCAGAACCTCGCGGCATCAGGCATCAGTTTCGTCGCCAGCCACGACAGCTACCTCATCAACATGGGCTCGCCGGACGCGGCGATGCGCGAAAAATCGCTGGATGCGTTCGTGGATGAAATCGAGCGTGCCGCGCTGCTCGGCATCGGCTGCCTTGTTTTTCATCCCGGCTCGCACATGAAAGCGGGTGAAGGGGAGGGGCTTATTCATGTGGCCGATTGCATGAACGAGGCGATCAGGCGCACCCCGAAACAGGCCGGCGTGACGCTGACCATCGAGACCACCGCCGGGCAGGGAACCAACCTCGGCTACAAGTTCGAGCATCTCGCGTTCCTCATCGAAAAAGTGAAGGACAAAAAACGGGTGGGGGTATGCTTCGACACCTGCCACGTCTTCGCCGCCGGTTACGAGCTGCGCACCGAAGAAGGGTACAAGGCGACGTGGAAGGAATTCGACCGCGTCGTCGGCCTCGAACACCTGAAAATGTTCCACATCAACGACAGCAAAAAGGATTTCGGTTCCCGCGTCGACCGGCACGAACATCTCGGCAAGGGTTTTTTGGGGGAAAAGCCGTTCGAACTGCTGGTGAACGACAAGCGCTTCGTGAACATCCCGATGGTGCTGGAAACCCCCAAAGGAAAGGATTTGAGCGAGGACGTGGAGAATCTCGCGGTTCTGGCCCGCCTGATTCATTAAACCCGGATTCCTAAGTTGGAGATCGAATTCATGAAACGGGTGGCACGAGGCATGACGCATCTTCCGGAAAACGCGGGAAAATCCATTATCGGGTTTGTCCCGGACCGAAATTGGAAACGCACTTTTTTGTGCATCTGTGGAATTGGCATAGATTAATGAACATATCTGAAAAGCAATGCGATAAGCATGGGGTTATCATTTCCAATTTCGGAAACGGGGTTAAAGGGGACTTGAATAGTTCAGCCGGTTTAAGTAGTGTGCCGGTACAATAGTTATTGAAGAGGAGATTATGGGCGTTTCGGACGATAAGCACGGCGGGCAAGGCCCCTCGGCGTTGCACAGGGCGGAGGAACTGGTTTTTCCGGTGGCCGCCGCGGCGATAGGCGTCGGTTACACAGCCGCCATCCTGGTGAACAACCCGTGGGAAAAAGTGGCCGCATCGCCGCACGCGTGGATATTGATCGCCATTTTCACCGGCATCGCATTTTTCCCGCTGCGCTCGATGGCGCTCCATCTGCTAAAGGGTGCTTCAGCCGGAACCCCCCAATGATAACCGCGACCGCCGGCGCGCGGGAGTAACGGGCAATGTCAAAAGCGTTGGATATTAACAAGGCGGTTGAAATCGCCCCCGGCGTTTACTGGGTCGGCTTCGATGATCCAAGCGCCGGATTCCGCTGCAACCCCTACATCCTGAACGACGGCGATGAAACCGTCTTTTTCGATCCCGGCTCGGTGCCGCACTTCCCGATAGTCCTCGGCAAGGTGATGCAGGTGACCGGCCTGAAAAATATCAGCCATGTCGTCGCGCACCACCAGGACCCCGATCTCTGCTCCGCCATCCCCCGCTTCGAGGAACTGGCGGCCGGGGTGGGGGGGAAGTTCGACATCTGCACCCACACCCGCGCCTCGGTGCTGATATCGCACTACGGCACCCGCTCCGATTTCTACCGCGTCGACGCCAACGATTGGAAGCTGACGCTGAAATCGGGGCGGACGCTCCGCTTCATCTTCACCCCCTTCCTGCATTTTCCCGGGGCGTTCATGACATACGATGAGCGGTCGAAAATCCTTTTCTCCAGCGACATCTTCGGGGGGTTGAGCTTCGACTGGAGCCTTTACGCCAACGAATACTACGCCGAGGCGATGAAGGCGTTCCACGAAAACTACATGCCGTCGAACCGCATCATCCGCCACGCCATGGACAAGCTGGACAACCTCGACATCTCGATGATCGCGCCGCAGCACGGCTCCATCATTAAGAAAGAAGATGTGCGCCGCTACATCGGCATCCTGAAAAACCTCGAATGCGGCGAAGACCTCTTCTGATGGCGACGTACAAAGTCCTTATCGACACCGTCATCAAGCGCGAGCTGGGCATCCTCGGCAAAGAGCGGATGTGGATGGTCTTGGCCGATCTCAGGCTTCCGGCCAGCGAAGACGGCCGCTGCCTCAAAGCCAATTGCTCCATCGACGATCTCGACCATCTGATGCAGGAGCTTTCCGCCCGCTACGGCGCGGTGGCGGTGATGGGGTGCAAGATAGCCGTCGGCCGGCTGGCGCGCGAAGCGGGCCTTGAACTTCCCAAAATCCTGAAGTAACCCCGCATCCCGCGCGGCGGACCATCCCGGGCCAAAGGATGGCATTTCCTTCCCTCCCCTTTACAGAACCGCCCGGCGGACGTATGGTGGAAGTGGGAGCATTGAATGCCCCAAAAGGAGCGGTTATGGAAAGCCCCCAAAATATCCGCCCGCCCGCCGTGGCGGGGATGTTCTACCCCGCCGATCCGAAGGCGATGCTGGATGAACTCCGCGGCTATATCGGCGCCGCGCCGGAAGGACACGCGCATCCGCTGGCCGCCGTATCGCCGCACGCCGGGTGGTATTACTCCGGCCATGTCGCCGGCGCGGTGTTTGCCGCCATTGACGTGCCGGACAGGGTGATACTCATCGGGCCGAACCACCGGGGGCGCGGCGCGGAGCTGGCGCTCGACCCGCACGGCGCATGGCGGTTTCCGTCCGGCGACGTGCCGGTGGACAAGGAGCTGGGCGGCCTGCTGCTCCGGTACTGTCCGTTGCTGGAGGAAGACGCCGCCGCCCACGCGGCGGAGCACTCGCTGGAGGTGATCGTGCCGTTCCTCCACGCCAAAAACCGGGATGTGAAGATCGCCCCGCTCTGCATCGGCACGCACAACCCGGAAAAACTCGCGTCGCTCGCGGCGGCGGTGGCCCGCGCGGCGAAAGAGACCGGCGCGCTGGTGGTGGCGAGCAGCGACATGACCCACTATCTTTCCGACAAGGCGGCGCGCGCCATCGACGGCAAAATGATCGAAACGCTCAAATCGCTCGACGCGGATGAAATACTGGACGCCGCGCTTGAGGATCAGGCGCTCTGCGGCGCGGGGCCGGTCTATGTGGCGGTGGCCGCCGCGCGCGAAAACGGCGCGCGGGAGTTCGCGGTGGTACGCTACGCCACGTCGGGGGACATCGAGGGGAAACGGGACGCCGTGGTGGGGTACGGCGGGTTCGTTATTTCCTGAAAAACGCCCCCCAGGCGCCGCGCAACGCGGCGCCGCCGTAAATCAGCAGCAAGACGCCGACCGTCCAGTTGAAGTAGCCGCCGTGGCGCACGCCGCGGATGGCGAATGTCATGCCGAGGCCGATGAAACCGGCGGCCAGCAGCAGCGCCAGAACCGACCGCAACCACCCGTTGACCTCGTCCGGCGGCTGCTGGAAAGCGAAGAACGCCCGGATGTTGTTGATATAGGGGTAGAGATGCCCCTTGATCGCGGCGGCGGGGCCTTGCAGTTCGGTTCGGCAATACATGCATTTCTGATCGCTGGGGCGGTTGGGACAGCCGCAACCGGGGCATTCGATAAAGTGAAGTTTGTCCGTGCCGCCGCCGGGTTTGCCCCCACGCCTGTATATCATGATGCTTCTGAATCTAACACGCGTTTCAAAAGTTGTAAACCGATACGTTTGCTCCCCGGTGCAAGGTTTTTCTCCAGCCGCCCGACGAGCGCCAGCATATCGCCGACGGAGCGGCCGCTCCGCTCCAGGATGTAGCCGAGCGCGCGGGGGGTGAGGCCGATGCTCCGGTCCTGCGCGATCTTCCGCAGGATGATTTCGCGCTCTTCGTCGCCGGGCCTTTTCAGCGTCACCACCATGCCGGTCAGCAGGCGGCTCGCCAGGTAATCGGGCATCTCCGCCTTCGCGGGGGACGTTTTCATCGCCGCCGCGAGGTGGCCGCCGGCGGCGGCGAGCGCGTTGAAAAGGTTAAAGACCTCCTCGTGCAGGTTCTTGGGGGCGGACGGCGCATCGAGGTTGTCGATGCAGACCAGCGGGAACGCGGCGGCCTCCTTGAGCGTCCGGGCGGTCTCCCGCTCCGTCATCCCCGCCGCCGCCGCGGCGTCTATGAACGCCCCCTTTTTCCAGTTGAGCAGTATCCCTTTCAGCAGGTGGGTTTTGCCGCTCTGCCGTTGGCCCACGATGACGAAGGCCGCCGGGCTTTTCGCGCCGAAGGCGCGGGCCGCGCCGAGCGCCACGCGGTTTTCAACGCCGGGGTAAAAGCGGTCCAGCGCGTACAGCTTTTCCTCCGGCAGCAGCAGCGGCATCGCCATCTGCCGCGGCGGAACGTTCCCTTTCCCGGCCACCGGGCACCCCCTTCACCAAGGTCTTAAAATTACTATTTCAGGGTATATTATACCCTTGACATATCCGCCGGTTGCGTATAGCATCCACTTCAAGGAAGCTATTGTAGCTAAAAGAGGGTTATGCCGCCATCAATGACCGGAATCGCGCGGATAAAAATACTCCCCCCGGCGCTGGCCAGCCAGATCGCCGCCGGCGAGGTGGTGGAGCGTCCCGCCAGCGTCGTCAAGGAGCTGGTGGAGAACGCGCTCGACGCGGAAGCCGCCGCCATCGAAATCGAAATCTCGCTGGCGCGCCGCCGGATACGGGTGAAGGACGACGGCCACGGCATCGCGCCGGACGAGGTGGAGCTGGCCCTCAGCCGCCACGGCACCAGCAAGGTGGGGGACGCCGCCGACATCTTCGGCATCGGCACATACGGCTTCCGGGGCGAGGCGCTCCCCTCCATCGCCTCGGTCAGCCGCCTCACCCTCACCAGCCACCGCGCGGGAAACCCCGCCGGGCGGCGGATCGCGGTGGAGGGGGGCGAAACGCTCAGGATCGAGGACGCCCCGCCGCTCAAAGGCACCGAGGTGCTGGTGGAAAATCTTTTTTACAACACCCCCGCGCGGCGGAAGTTCACCCGGTCCGACGCCGCCGAGATGGGCCAGATAACCGCCAAGGTGGTGCAGGCGGCGCTCAGCGCCCCGGCCGTGCGGTTCAACTTCATCAAGGACGGCAAGCGGGTGCTGGAGCTTCCCCCCGCCCCGGCGCTCCTCGAACGGGTGCGCCAGGTTTTCGGGGCCGACTACGCCCAGAACCTCGTGCCGGTCGCCCACAAGGAGTTCAACATCGCCGTCGGCGGGCTTGTGGGCAAACCGGAGTTCACCCGCGCCACCGGCATCGACCAGTACTTTTTCATCAACGGCCGCCCGGTGAAGGACATGCTGATCCGCTCGGCGGTGCTGCGCGCCTTCGAAGACCTCCTGCCGAAGGGGCGCAAGCCGGTGGTCTTCCTCAACATCTCGATGCCGCTGGAGGTGGTCGACGTGAACGTCCACCCCGCCAAGGCGGAAGTCCGGCTGGCCGACCCCGGCAAGGTGTCGGAAGCTATCGTAAAGGCGATACGGGGCGCGTTCGGGCGCTCCGCCACGGCATATGCGCCGCCCGGCGGCGCGGCGCAGGCGGGCGGGGATTTCGCCGCGCCCGGCGGAAGCCCGGCCCCGCACGGGGACGGCAAGGCGGCATTCGTCCGCACCTTCGAGCTTTGGCGTCCGGCCCCAAGCGGAGAGGGTCCGGCGGCGGCCGTCGAGGGCGGCGGCCAACTGCAACTGGAAAACGCGCACGGGCGGCTGTCGCCGGACGCCGCGGTCATCGGGCAGGCGTTCGACACCTTCCTTCTGTTTGAAGAGGGGGACCGCATCGTCATTATGGATCAGCACACCGTTCACGAGCGGGTGCTCTATGAGCGGTTCATGAAGCGCTACCTCGAGCACAAGGTGGAGCGGCAAGGGGTCCTGGTGCCGGTGACGTTTTCCACCGACCCGCGGCTTGCCGAGGTTATCCGCGCCCACGCCAAAACCTTTGCCGGTATGGGGTGGGGGCTGGAAGAGTTCGGCGAACGGGAATTCGTCATACGCGAAGTGCCGGCCATCCTGGAGGGGAAGGAGTTCCCCCCCATCATCACGGAGATGGCGCAGACGCTGGCGGACGGGCGCGACGAGGACTACAAGGATGTGATGGCCGATTGCGTGTCGCGCATAGCCTGCCGCGCGGCGGTGAAGGCGGGGGATACGCTGAACAGGGGGGAAATAGCCGAACTGGCGAAAGAATTGGCCCGCACCGCGCTGCCGTACACCTGCCCGCATGGCCGGCCGATAGCCTTCTCGCTCTCGCGCGGCGAGCTGTGGCGCTTCTTCAACCGGGGCCGGTAGTCTGGGCCGGAGAACGGAAATTAACCGCGAAGCGCACGAATAAATAAAGAATGGCCAGGATAATGAATACGGGGATTATATCCGCGGATTACACGGATTAACGCAGATGGGGAGGGGGGAAGCTTGGCTCGCCGACGCGAGGGAGGGGGAAGCTGAATTTTGGGATTTTTCAACCACGAAGCTTGTCCCCGCCGGAGTTTATCCCCGCGAACGCGGAGACCAGGACAAGCTTCGCGGTTGAAGGCATAATTTGCGTTTCCTAAAATCTGTGAAAATCCGCGTTAATCCGCGGAAAAAATCCCCACCCTCTTCCCCCCCCCTCCCCTCGCGCTATCAAATTGACCCGCTAATTGTTCAAACGAACCGGAAATTCTTTTTGCCCCCTTTTAACGCTTTCCATTCGTGATCTTCGTGCCATTCGTGGTTGATCCCTTTCCGAAAAAGAATCATTCTTTCGTCTTTTTTTCGCCTCAATGTTTATAAGCAGATTTTGCGTAAAACTAATCAAAAATCGGGTAAAATATGCCCTCGAATTGGAAATTTCGCTAAAAAGGAGTTAGAAGCGATGGAAATCACCGCCTTAAGGTCGGGAATGAAAGTGGAGCTTGCGGGCAAGCTGTATGTTGTGGTCAGTGCGCAGCATGTCAGCCCCGGCAACAAACGGGCCTTTGTCCGCGCGCGCATAAAGGACCTCAAGACCGGGCAGCTGCTGGAGCAGACCGTCCGGGAAGGGAACGAATTCAAGGTGCCCGACTTTGAAGAACGGGAGATGCAGTACCTGTATAAGGACGCGCAGGGGTACCACTTTATGGACAACCAAAGCTACGAACAGACGTTCCTCTCCGAAGATCAGGTGGGGGACAACTGGAAGTGGATGCAGGAAAACACCATGGCGAAAATCCTGTATCACAACGGGATTATCATCAGCCTCGAAATGCCGCTCTTCGCGGAACTGGTGGTGACGGAAACCGATCCGGGCTTCAAGGGGGATACCGCCAGCACCGCCACCAAGGCGGCGAAGCTGTCGACGGGGGCGTCCATACAGGTGCCGCTTTTCATTGCGGTCGGCGACAAGCTGAAAATAGACACGCGAACCGGGGAATACCTCTCGCGGGTATAACAGGCGGCGGGCGGGGAGCCCGCCGCGGAAAACGCTCATTACGCCCAGATTAGGGGAGAATTATGGATATAGAAGAACTGAAGAAACTGGTCAAGCTCGTTGAAAAAAGCGACATCAAGGAACTTGAAATAGAAGAGGAAGGCCGGAAAATCCGCATCGTCAAGGGGGGCCAGGAAGCCGCCCCGATGATGCCGATGCAGTACATGCAGCCGGTGCAGCAGGCCGCCCCGCCGGCCGCGGCGGCGCGCACGGCGGCTCCGGCGGCCCCCGGCACCGAAGCGGCGGCTGAAGCCGAGGACGACGGCA from Nitrospinota bacterium includes these protein-coding regions:
- the amrB gene encoding AmmeMemoRadiSam system protein B; translated protein: MESPQNIRPPAVAGMFYPADPKAMLDELRGYIGAAPEGHAHPLAAVSPHAGWYYSGHVAGAVFAAIDVPDRVILIGPNHRGRGAELALDPHGAWRFPSGDVPVDKELGGLLLRYCPLLEEDAAAHAAEHSLEVIVPFLHAKNRDVKIAPLCIGTHNPEKLASLAAAVARAAKETGALVVASSDMTHYLSDKAARAIDGKMIETLKSLDADEILDAALEDQALCGAGPVYVAVAAARENGAREFAVVRYATSGDIEGKRDAVVGYGGFVIS
- the mutL gene encoding DNA mismatch repair endonuclease MutL; this encodes MTGIARIKILPPALASQIAAGEVVERPASVVKELVENALDAEAAAIEIEISLARRRIRVKDDGHGIAPDEVELALSRHGTSKVGDAADIFGIGTYGFRGEALPSIASVSRLTLTSHRAGNPAGRRIAVEGGETLRIEDAPPLKGTEVLVENLFYNTPARRKFTRSDAAEMGQITAKVVQAALSAPAVRFNFIKDGKRVLELPPAPALLERVRQVFGADYAQNLVPVAHKEFNIAVGGLVGKPEFTRATGIDQYFFINGRPVKDMLIRSAVLRAFEDLLPKGRKPVVFLNISMPLEVVDVNVHPAKAEVRLADPGKVSEAIVKAIRGAFGRSATAYAPPGGAAQAGGDFAAPGGSPAPHGDGKAAFVRTFELWRPAPSGEGPAAAVEGGGQLQLENAHGRLSPDAAVIGQAFDTFLLFEEGDRIVIMDQHTVHERVLYERFMKRYLEHKVERQGVLVPVTFSTDPRLAEVIRAHAKTFAGMGWGLEEFGEREFVIREVPAILEGKEFPPIITEMAQTLADGRDEDYKDVMADCVSRIACRAAVKAGDTLNRGEIAELAKELARTALPYTCPHGRPIAFSLSRGELWRFFNRGR
- the efp gene encoding elongation factor P; this encodes MEITALRSGMKVELAGKLYVVVSAQHVSPGNKRAFVRARIKDLKTGQLLEQTVREGNEFKVPDFEEREMQYLYKDAQGYHFMDNQSYEQTFLSEDQVGDNWKWMQENTMAKILYHNGIIISLEMPLFAELVVTETDPGFKGDTASTATKAAKLSTGASIQVPLFIAVGDKLKIDTRTGEYLSRV
- a CDS encoding acetyl-CoA carboxylase biotin carboxyl carrier protein, producing the protein MDIEELKKLVKLVEKSDIKELEIEEEGRKIRIVKGGQEAAPMMPMQYMQPVQQAAPPAAAARTAAPAAPGTEAAAEAEDDGKYHNVKSPMVGTFYRASAEDAEPFAKEGDIVSKGQTLCIIEAMKLMNEIESDIGGRVVKILAENGSPVEFGETLFKIEPV